In Arachis stenosperma cultivar V10309 chromosome 1, arast.V10309.gnm1.PFL2, whole genome shotgun sequence, one DNA window encodes the following:
- the LOC130941421 gene encoding expansin-like B1 isoform X1 — MLSCFKKRCCGLRNQEKSKFFWVIKSTNFFHTHICEKKIRQNSWFIYQRWNLDNGGGYSSKRSKRSFKNLLFHKKCSVGQHSNKIPGSACIVMNVLHLFSKASELKVNVDKSKAFCSRGGACGFGEYGRTVNDGSVAAVSRLWRNGTGCGACYQARCKLEQYCDEEGTYVVVTDYGEGDRTDFVLSPRAYKKLGRNDEAAAELFKYGVVDIEYRRVPCRYEGYNIVFKVHERSKNPEYFAVVILYVNGAYDVTAVQLWQEDCQEWTEMRRVYGAVFDYANPPSGEINLRFQVSGSAGIYWVQSQNAIPSDWTAGAAYDSQVQLT; from the exons ATGTTATCCTGCTTCAAGAAGAGATGTTGTGGGCTCAGAAATCAAGAAAAAAGTAAATTCTTTTGGGTGATAAAAAGCACAAACTTTTTTCACACACATATTTGTGAGAAGAAAATACGACAAAATTCATGGTTTATTTATCAACGATGGAACTTGGATAACGGAGGCGGATATTCTTCAAAAAGAAGCAAGCGttcttttaaaaatcttttgtTCCACAAAAAATGTAGTGTTGGACAACATAG cAACAAAATCCCAGGTTCAGCTTGCATTGTCATGAATGTGCTTCACCTCTTTAGCAAGGCCTCAGAATTGAAGGTGAATGTGGATAAATCAAAGGCTTTTTGCTCCAGAG gGGGAGCTTGTGGCTTTGGAGAATATGGAAGGACGGTCAATGATGGCAGTGTTGCAGCGGTGTCTAGGCTATGGAGGAATGGAACTGGCTGTGGTGCATGCTACCAG GCAAGGTGCAAATTAGAGCAATACTGCGACGAGGAGGGAACCTACGTGGTGGTAACAGACTACGGCGAAGGAGACAGAACAGACTTCGTTTTGAGCCCACGCGCCTACAAGAAGTTGGGACGAAACGATGAAGCTGCAGCAGAGCTATTCAAATATGGTGTGGTTGACATTGAATACCGAAGGGTCCCTTGCAGATATGAAGGCTACAACATTGTCTTTAAGGTCCATGAACGAAGCAAGAATCCTGAATACTTTGCTGTTGTCATTCTCTATGTTAATGGTGCTTATGATGTAACTGCTGTTCAGTTGTGGCAG GAAGATTGCCAAGAATGGACAGAAATGAGGAGGGTTTATGGGGCAGTGTTTGATTATGCCAATCCACCAAGTGGTGAAATCAATTTGAGGTTCCAAGTGAGTGGCAGTGCAGGTATCTATTGGGTGCAATCCCAGAATGCTATTCCTAGTGATTGGACTGCTGGAGCTGCTTATGATTCACAGGTTCAgcttacttaa
- the LOC130941421 gene encoding expansin-like B1 isoform X3, with the protein MICFFFLQSNKIPGSACIVMNVLHLFSKASELKVNVDKSKAFCSRGGACGFGEYGRTVNDGSVAAVSRLWRNGTGCGACYQARCKLEQYCDEEGTYVVVTDYGEGDRTDFVLSPRAYKKLGRNDEAAAELFKYGVVDIEYRRVPCRYEGYNIVFKVHERSKNPEYFAVVILYVNGAYDVTAVQLWQEDCQEWTEMRRVYGAVFDYANPPSGEINLRFQVSGSAGIYWVQSQNAIPSDWTAGAAYDSQVQLT; encoded by the exons ATGatctgctttttttttttacaaagcAACAAAATCCCAGGTTCAGCTTGCATTGTCATGAATGTGCTTCACCTCTTTAGCAAGGCCTCAGAATTGAAGGTGAATGTGGATAAATCAAAGGCTTTTTGCTCCAGAG gGGGAGCTTGTGGCTTTGGAGAATATGGAAGGACGGTCAATGATGGCAGTGTTGCAGCGGTGTCTAGGCTATGGAGGAATGGAACTGGCTGTGGTGCATGCTACCAG GCAAGGTGCAAATTAGAGCAATACTGCGACGAGGAGGGAACCTACGTGGTGGTAACAGACTACGGCGAAGGAGACAGAACAGACTTCGTTTTGAGCCCACGCGCCTACAAGAAGTTGGGACGAAACGATGAAGCTGCAGCAGAGCTATTCAAATATGGTGTGGTTGACATTGAATACCGAAGGGTCCCTTGCAGATATGAAGGCTACAACATTGTCTTTAAGGTCCATGAACGAAGCAAGAATCCTGAATACTTTGCTGTTGTCATTCTCTATGTTAATGGTGCTTATGATGTAACTGCTGTTCAGTTGTGGCAG GAAGATTGCCAAGAATGGACAGAAATGAGGAGGGTTTATGGGGCAGTGTTTGATTATGCCAATCCACCAAGTGGTGAAATCAATTTGAGGTTCCAAGTGAGTGGCAGTGCAGGTATCTATTGGGTGCAATCCCAGAATGCTATTCCTAGTGATTGGACTGCTGGAGCTGCTTATGATTCACAGGTTCAgcttacttaa
- the LOC130941421 gene encoding expansin-like B1 isoform X2: MELSLKHQVGLMCVILLLPSLCSSQDSFTDSRATYYGSPDCYGNPRGACGFGEYGRTVNDGSVAAVSRLWRNGTGCGACYQARCKLEQYCDEEGTYVVVTDYGEGDRTDFVLSPRAYKKLGRNDEAAAELFKYGVVDIEYRRVPCRYEGYNIVFKVHERSKNPEYFAVVILYVNGAYDVTAVQLWQEDCQEWTEMRRVYGAVFDYANPPSGEINLRFQVSGSAGIYWVQSQNAIPSDWTAGAAYDSQVQLT; encoded by the exons ATGGAACTTAGTTTAAAGCACCAAGTTGGGCTTATGTGTGTTATATTACTCTTACCTTCGCTATGTAGCTCACAGGATTCTTTCACTGATTCCAGAGCAACCTATTATGGCAGCCCTGATTGCTATGGCAATCCAA gGGGAGCTTGTGGCTTTGGAGAATATGGAAGGACGGTCAATGATGGCAGTGTTGCAGCGGTGTCTAGGCTATGGAGGAATGGAACTGGCTGTGGTGCATGCTACCAG GCAAGGTGCAAATTAGAGCAATACTGCGACGAGGAGGGAACCTACGTGGTGGTAACAGACTACGGCGAAGGAGACAGAACAGACTTCGTTTTGAGCCCACGCGCCTACAAGAAGTTGGGACGAAACGATGAAGCTGCAGCAGAGCTATTCAAATATGGTGTGGTTGACATTGAATACCGAAGGGTCCCTTGCAGATATGAAGGCTACAACATTGTCTTTAAGGTCCATGAACGAAGCAAGAATCCTGAATACTTTGCTGTTGTCATTCTCTATGTTAATGGTGCTTATGATGTAACTGCTGTTCAGTTGTGGCAG GAAGATTGCCAAGAATGGACAGAAATGAGGAGGGTTTATGGGGCAGTGTTTGATTATGCCAATCCACCAAGTGGTGAAATCAATTTGAGGTTCCAAGTGAGTGGCAGTGCAGGTATCTATTGGGTGCAATCCCAGAATGCTATTCCTAGTGATTGGACTGCTGGAGCTGCTTATGATTCACAGGTTCAgcttacttaa
- the LOC130944292 gene encoding histone-lysine N-methyltransferase, H3 lysine-9 specific SUVH6-like: MVDKRHKVPAVRDFPKGCGSNPSRTAHGDAAKVVPGNQYKRVPAFRDFPPLCGPDASSHLSEGEGETAIDAEEQVEKNVHCDGGKVLDLVQGDSGGNGVEKEKELDVIRTCVTIPKDGNRDKVEMNSYNLKVSSRRVVLALMSESECPWRNAARKKGKKVGFRLHVDMSNANTRTRFSLNRSKKPLKKKTGNDNSENIEEFQVVNKSHGSKVKNPAFDQHDLIDFNGHLDNDSSVTRNKVRETLRLFQAVYRKLVHEEEAKLEGKASSFRSVDLRAAEILMGKGKYLNTNRILGSVPGVEVGDEFQYRVELAMVGLHQRIQSDIDYVKHNGKTLAMSVITLGGYEDELDDSNVLIYTSLVGNNTDKEVKDQKLEQCNRALRNSIEEKNPVRVIRATESMHGKDKKYVYDGQYVVENCWQDEGLHGSPVLRYRLQRIPDQPEPSWKEVKKSENLRDREGVFVHDISNGKELIPIHALNTIDDQNVPSFVYVTRMIYPNWCNPIPRKGCNCVGTCSESEKCPCAAKNGGDIPFNHDGAIVEAKPLIYECGLSCKCPSTCHNRVSQHGVKFQLEVFKTDSRGWGVRSLNSIPSGSFICEYLGELLGEDEAEERVDNDEYLFDIGNNNQKSHALWDELSVVMPDAHSNSSCEVVEDGGFTIDAAHYGNVGRFINHSCSPNLYAQSVLYDHDDKRIPHIMLFATENIPPLQELTYDYNYKIDEVFDSHGNIKRKNCYCGSMECTGRMY; this comes from the coding sequence ATGGTGGATAAGCGGCACAAAGTTCCTGCCGTCCGTGATTTCCCGAAAGGGTGTGGCTCAAACCCTTCAAGAACCGCACACGGTGATGCTGCAAAGGTTGTCCCTGGGAACCAGTATAAACGGGTTCCGGCTTTTAGAGACTTTCCTCCTTTGTGTGGACCAGATGCTTCTTCACATCTTAGTGAAGGAGAGGGTGAAACAGCAATTGATGCAGAAGAACAGGTGGAAAAGAATGTTCATTGTGATGGTGGAAAGGTACTGGATCTAGTTCAAGGTGATTCTGGTGGGAATGGTGtagaaaaagagaaggagcTTGATGTAATTCGAACATGTGTTACGATTCCTAAGGATGGCAACCGGGATAAGGTTGAAATGAATTCTTATAATTTGAAGGTTTCATCTCGCAGGGTGGTGCTAGCACTGATGTCTGAATCTGAATGTCCATGGAGGAATGCTGcaagaaaaaagggaaagaaagtCGGTTTTCGGTTGCATGTTGACATGTCTAATGCGAATACCAGGACTAGATTCTCGTTGAATCGGTCAAAGAAGCCTTTAAAAAAGAAAACGGGGAATGATAATTCTGAAAACATTGAAGAATTTCAAGTTGTCAACAAATCACATGGTTCCAAGGTAAAGAATCCGGCCTTTGATCAACatgatttgattgatttcaatGGTCATCTGGACAATGATTCAAGTGTGACTAGAAATAAGGTAAGGGAAACATTGCGCCTTTTTCAGGCGGTTTATAGAAAGCTTGTACATGAAGAAGAAGCGAAGCTAGAAGGTAAGGCAAGTAGCTTTAGGAGTGTTGATTTACGAGCAGCTGAGATCCTTATGGGCAAAGGGAAATATCTTAACACCAACAGGATATTGGGATCTGTCCCTGGGGTCGAAGTTGGCGACGAATTTCAGTATAGGGTAGAGCTTGCCATGGTTGGCCTACATCAGCGGATTCAAAGCGACATAGATTATGTTAAGCATAATGGGAAGACCCTCGCCATGAGTGTTATCACATTGGGAGGCTATGAGGACGAGTTAGATGATTCAAATGTCTTGATATACACAAGTTTGGTTGGAAATAATACTGATAAAGAAGTCAAAGATCAGAAGCTTGAGCAGTGCAACCGTGCTTTAAGGAACAGCATTGAGGAAAAGAATCCTGTTAGGGTGATAAGGGCCACTGAATCAATGCACGGAAAGGATAAGAAATATGTCTATGATGGACAATATGTGGTTGAGAATTGTTGGCAGGATGAGGGGCTGCACGGTTCGCCGGTTCTTAGATATCGGCTGCAAAGGATCCCAGATCAACCGGAGCCTTCTTGGAAAGAAgtaaagaaatctgaaaattTGAGAGATAGAGAAGGTGTATTTGTTCATGACATTTCAAATGGGAAAGAGCTAATTCCAATTCATGCTCTCAACACCATAGATGACCAAAATGTTCCATCATTTGTGTATGTTACAAGAATGATATATCCAAATTGGTGCAATCCTATTCCTcggaaaggctgtaattgtgtTGGAACATGTTCAGAATCAGAGAAATGTCCTTGTGCTGCGAAAAATGGTGGTGATATCCCATTCAACCATGATGGGGCCATTGTAGAAGCAAAGCCTCTAATCTATGAGTGTGGACTTTCTTGCAAGTGCCCTTCAACATGCCACAATAGAGTTAGCCAACATGGCGTGAAGTTCCAACTCGAAGTCTTCAAAACCGATTCAAGAGGTTGGGGTGTGAGATCATTGAATTCAATCCCTTCAGGGAGTTTTATCTGTGAGTATCTGGGGGAGCTTCTTGGAGAGGATGAAGCTGAAGAAAGAGTTGACAATGATGAGTATCTTTTCGATATCGGCAATAATAACCAAAAGAGCCATGCCCTTTGGGATGAACTCTCAGTGGTTATGCCTGATGCACACTCAAATTCTTCTTGTGAAGTTGTGGAGGATGGTGGATTCACCATTGATGCTGCACACTATGGTAATGTTGGAAGATTCATCAACCATAGTTGCTCACCTAATCTGTATGCACAGAGTGTGctttatgatcatgatgataAGAGGATTCCCCACATAATGCTGTTTGCGACTGAAAATATTCCACCATTGCAAGAGTTGACTTATGATTACAATTACAAGATAGATGAGGTTTTTGACTCTCATGGGAACATCAAGAGGAAGAATTGCTATTGTGGTTCCATGGAATGCACTGGTAGGATGTATTGA